One region of SAR202 cluster bacterium genomic DNA includes:
- a CDS encoding polyketide cyclase, whose protein sequence is MAANDYNFLTTWRVQGTCEEVYEVLKDAPDLVRWWPAVYLDVKEEAAGDAEGVGKVVSLHTKGWLPYRLKWKFRVTRVTRPSGFALSAWGDFVGEGVWTFTQDGDWVKVQYDWRIRADKPLLQRFSFIMKPVFAGNHRWAMARGEESLKLELARRHARSLEERAAVAPPPGQRKGRR, encoded by the coding sequence ATGGCGGCGAACGACTACAATTTCCTGACTACCTGGCGGGTGCAAGGCACTTGCGAAGAGGTCTACGAGGTACTGAAGGATGCTCCCGACCTCGTCCGCTGGTGGCCTGCAGTTTACCTGGATGTGAAAGAGGAAGCGGCGGGAGACGCCGAAGGCGTGGGCAAGGTGGTAAGCCTTCATACGAAGGGATGGCTGCCGTACCGGCTCAAGTGGAAGTTCCGCGTAACCAGGGTGACGAGGCCGAGCGGGTTCGCGCTCTCTGCCTGGGGAGACTTTGTTGGGGAAGGCGTTTGGACCTTTACCCAGGATGGGGACTGGGTAAAGGTGCAGTACGACTGGAGAATTCGAGCGGACAAGCCCCTTTTGCAGCGGTTTTCGTTTATCATGAAGCCCGTGTTTGCGGGTAACCACCGCTGGGCGATGGCGAGGGGAGAGGAGAGCCTGAAGCTCGAACTTGCACGAAGGCATGCGAGGAGTCTCGAGGAGCGCGCCGCTGTGGCGCCCCCGCCGGGTCAGAGGAAGGGACGGAGGTAG